One window from the genome of Osmerus mordax isolate fOsmMor3 chromosome 19, fOsmMor3.pri, whole genome shotgun sequence encodes:
- the mark2a gene encoding serine/threonine-protein kinase MARK2 isoform X7, whose translation MSTRAPTLTIEHSSNQSHTDSKAGRRPSMPRCRNSVATTADDQPHIGNYRLLKTIGKGNFAKVKLARHVLTGKEVAVKIIDKTQLNSSSLQKLFREVRIMKLLNHPNIVKLFEVIETEKTLYLIMEYASGGEVFDYLVAHGRMKEKEARAKFRQIVSAVQYCHQKCIVHRDLKAENLLLDADMNIKIADFGFSNEFTLGNKLDTFCGSPPYAAPELFQGKKYDGPEVDVWSLGVILYTLVSGSLPFDGQNLKELRERVLRGKYRIPFYMSTDCENLLKKFLILNPTKRGSLEQIMKDRWMNVGQEEEELKPYVEPQPDYKDPKRTDIMLQMGYSQEEIQDSLVNQKYNDVMATYLLLDYRNSELDECINTSIKPRPGSDMTNSNTHSPSHKVQRSTSSNQKPRRATDAGSSASKRAQGDSKNTVEDYARKGSSASTKVPASPLSSVDRKRGTPTPSTNSILSTGTSRSRNSPVPERDTLGVQNGKDSFNTPGSRASTASAAAVLTSSSSRPRHQKSLSTSAHPSPPDLHAHRPSTAPQRVPVASPSAHNISSSTATDRTNFPRGVASRSTFHAGQQRATRDQHASAYNGPPASPSLSHGNSQARRPGASGIFSKFTSKFVRRNLSFRFPRRSPYEGEGQDEVCRPMLTTAEKLEKGNLGSAGDENKDSLSSASTVAAPNQASKDTKPRSLRFTWSMKTTSSMEPGEMMKEIRKVLDSNSCEFELRERYMLLCVSGNPARDDFVQWEMEVCKLPRLSLNGVRFKRISGTSIAFKNIASKVANELKL comes from the exons TCTCACACCGACTCCAAGGCGGGCAGGCGGCCCAGCATGCCGCGATGCCGCAACTCGGTTGCCACGACGGCCGACGACCAGCCTCACATCGGCAACTACCGTCTTCTGAAGACCATCGGCAAGGGCAACTTCGCCAAGGTGAAGCTGGCTCGCCACGTCCTCACGgggaaagag gtGGCGGTGAAAATCATAGACAAAACTCAGTTGAACTCCTCCAGTCTTCAGAAG ctgtttCGAGAAGTCAGGATCATGAAGTTGCTGAATCACCCGAATATTG TTAAGTTATTTGAAGTCATTGAGACAGAGAAGACACTCTACTTGATCATGGAGTACGCCAGCGGAG GTGAGGTGTTCGATTACCTGGTGGCTCACGgcagaatgaaagagaaagaagctCGAGCCAAATTCAGACAG ATTGTGTCAGCGGTGCAGTACTGTCACCAAAAGTGCATTGTTCACAGAGACCTAAAG GCAGAGAACTTGCTTCTGGATGCTGACATGAACATCAAGATAGCAGACTTCGGCTTCAGCAACGAGTTCACCCTGGGGAACAAGCTGGACACCTTCTGTGGCTCCCCCCCCTACGCCGCACCGGAGCTCTTCCAG ggTAAGAAGTATGACGGGCCCGAGGTGGATGTGTGGAGCCTGGGGGTCATCCTCTACACGCTGGTCAGCGGCTCGCTGCCCTTCGATGGGCAGAACCTTAAG gagcTGCGTGAGCGAGTGTTGCGGGGGAAGTACAGGATCCCCTTCTACATGTCCACGGACTGCGAGAACCTGCTCAAGAAGTTCCTCATCCTGAACCCGACCAAGCGAGGCAGCCTGGAG CAGATCATGAAGGACCGCTGGATGAACgtgggccaggaggaggaggagctgaagcccTACGTGGAGCCCCAGCCCGACTACAAGGACCCCAAGAGGACAG ATATCATGCTTCAGATGGGATATTCTCAAGAAGAGATCCAGGACTCTCTCGTCAACCAAAAATACAACGACGTCATGGCAACATACTTGTTACTGGACTACAGAAACTCAGAG ctggaCGAGTGCATCAACACGTCTATCAAGCCACGCCCAGGAAGTGACATGACgaacagcaacacacactccccttcTCACAAGGTACAGCGAAGCACCTCGTCCAATCAGAAGCCCAGGAGAGCAACAGATGCGG GATCATCTGCCTCCAAGCGCGCTCAGGGGGACAGTAAGAACACGGTGGAGGACTACGCCAGGAAGGGCTCGTCCGCCTCCACCAAGGTCCCCGCCAGCCCGCTCTCCTCGGTGGACAGGAAGAGGGGCACCCCGACCCCTTCCACT AACAGCATCCTGTCCACCGGGACGAGTCGCAGCCGCAACTCCCCTGTCCCGGAGAGGGACACCCTGGGCGTCCAGAACGGCAAGGACAG cTTCAACACTCCAGGGTCTCGGGCCTCCACAGCCTCCGCTGCTGCcgtcctcacttcctcctcctcccgcccccgACATCAAAAATCCCTGTCCACCTccgcccaccccagccccccagaccTGCACGCACACCGTCCCAG CACTGCCCCACAGAGAGTACCAGtggcctctccctctgcccacaACATCAGCAGCTCCACGGCGACGGACCGTACCAACTTCCCCAGAGGGGTGGCCAGCAGGAGTACCTTCCATGCTGGGCAACAGAGAGCGACCCGGGACCAGCATGCATCAGCCTACAACGGCCCCCctgcgtctccctccctctcccatggCAACAGCCAGGCTAGACGACCTGGGGCGTCTGGTATATTCAGCAAGTTCACCTCCAAATTCGTACGCAG AAATCTCTCATTCAGATTCCCCAGAAG GAGCCCGTATGAGGGAGAGGGTCAAGATGAGGTCTGCAG ACCCATGCTGACCACCGcggagaagctggagaaggGCAACCTGGGCTCGGCTGGCGACGAGAACAAGGACTCCCTGTCGTCAGCCTCCACCGTGGCCGCGCCCAACCAGGCCTCCAAGGACACCAAGCCCCGCTCGCTCCGCTTCACCTGGAGCATGAAGACCACGTCCTCCATGGAGCCCGGAGAGATGATGAAGGAGATCCGGAAGGTTCTGGACTCCAACAGCTGCGAGTTTGAGCTCCGCGAGCGCTACATGCTGCTGTGCGTGAGCGGAAACCCCGCCCGGGATGACTTCGTCCagtgggagatggaggtgtGCAAGCTGCCGCGCCTGTCGCTGAACGGCGTGCGCTTCAAGAGGATCTCGGGGACGTCCATCGCCTTCAAGAACATCGCCTCTAAAGTTGCCAACGAGCTCAAACTGTGA
- the mark2a gene encoding serine/threonine-protein kinase MARK2 isoform X3 translates to MSTRAPTLTIEHSSNQSHTDSKAGRRPSMPRCRNSVATTADDQPHIGNYRLLKTIGKGNFAKVKLARHVLTGKEVAVKIIDKTQLNSSSLQKLFREVRIMKLLNHPNIVKLFEVIETEKTLYLIMEYASGGEVFDYLVAHGRMKEKEARAKFRQIVSAVQYCHQKCIVHRDLKAENLLLDADMNIKIADFGFSNEFTLGNKLDTFCGSPPYAAPELFQGKKYDGPEVDVWSLGVILYTLVSGSLPFDGQNLKELRERVLRGKYRIPFYMSTDCENLLKKFLILNPTKRGSLEQQIMKDRWMNVGQEEEELKPYVEPQPDYKDPKRTGQHPDQRAGGWKRDIMLQMGYSQEEIQDSLVNQKYNDVMATYLLLDYRNSELDECINTSIKPRPGSDMTNSNTHSPSHKVQRSTSSNQKPRRATDAGSSASKRAQGDSKNTVEDYARKGSSASTKVPASPLSSVDRKRGTPTPSTNSILSTGTSRSRNSPVPERDTLGVQNGKDSFNTPGSRASTASAAAVLTSSSSRPRHQKSLSTSAHPSPPDLHAHRPSTAPQRVPVASPSAHNISSSTATDRTNFPRGVASRSTFHAGQQRATRDQHASAYNGPPASPSLSHGNSQARRPGASGIFSKFTSKFVRRNLSFRFPRSPYEGEGQDEVCRPMLTTAEKLEKGNLGSAGDENKDSLSSASTVAAPNQASKDTKPRSLRFTWSMKTTSSMEPGEMMKEIRKVLDSNSCEFELRERYMLLCVSGNPARDDFVQWEMEVCKLPRLSLNGVRFKRISGTSIAFKNIASKVANELKL, encoded by the exons TCTCACACCGACTCCAAGGCGGGCAGGCGGCCCAGCATGCCGCGATGCCGCAACTCGGTTGCCACGACGGCCGACGACCAGCCTCACATCGGCAACTACCGTCTTCTGAAGACCATCGGCAAGGGCAACTTCGCCAAGGTGAAGCTGGCTCGCCACGTCCTCACGgggaaagag gtGGCGGTGAAAATCATAGACAAAACTCAGTTGAACTCCTCCAGTCTTCAGAAG ctgtttCGAGAAGTCAGGATCATGAAGTTGCTGAATCACCCGAATATTG TTAAGTTATTTGAAGTCATTGAGACAGAGAAGACACTCTACTTGATCATGGAGTACGCCAGCGGAG GTGAGGTGTTCGATTACCTGGTGGCTCACGgcagaatgaaagagaaagaagctCGAGCCAAATTCAGACAG ATTGTGTCAGCGGTGCAGTACTGTCACCAAAAGTGCATTGTTCACAGAGACCTAAAG GCAGAGAACTTGCTTCTGGATGCTGACATGAACATCAAGATAGCAGACTTCGGCTTCAGCAACGAGTTCACCCTGGGGAACAAGCTGGACACCTTCTGTGGCTCCCCCCCCTACGCCGCACCGGAGCTCTTCCAG ggTAAGAAGTATGACGGGCCCGAGGTGGATGTGTGGAGCCTGGGGGTCATCCTCTACACGCTGGTCAGCGGCTCGCTGCCCTTCGATGGGCAGAACCTTAAG gagcTGCGTGAGCGAGTGTTGCGGGGGAAGTACAGGATCCCCTTCTACATGTCCACGGACTGCGAGAACCTGCTCAAGAAGTTCCTCATCCTGAACCCGACCAAGCGAGGCAGCCTGGAG CAGCAGATCATGAAGGACCGCTGGATGAACgtgggccaggaggaggaggagctgaagcccTACGTGGAGCCCCAGCCCGACTACAAGGACCCCAAGAGGACAGGTCAGCACCCCGACCAGCGAGcaggggggtggaagagag ATATCATGCTTCAGATGGGATATTCTCAAGAAGAGATCCAGGACTCTCTCGTCAACCAAAAATACAACGACGTCATGGCAACATACTTGTTACTGGACTACAGAAACTCAGAG ctggaCGAGTGCATCAACACGTCTATCAAGCCACGCCCAGGAAGTGACATGACgaacagcaacacacactccccttcTCACAAGGTACAGCGAAGCACCTCGTCCAATCAGAAGCCCAGGAGAGCAACAGATGCGG GATCATCTGCCTCCAAGCGCGCTCAGGGGGACAGTAAGAACACGGTGGAGGACTACGCCAGGAAGGGCTCGTCCGCCTCCACCAAGGTCCCCGCCAGCCCGCTCTCCTCGGTGGACAGGAAGAGGGGCACCCCGACCCCTTCCACT AACAGCATCCTGTCCACCGGGACGAGTCGCAGCCGCAACTCCCCTGTCCCGGAGAGGGACACCCTGGGCGTCCAGAACGGCAAGGACAG cTTCAACACTCCAGGGTCTCGGGCCTCCACAGCCTCCGCTGCTGCcgtcctcacttcctcctcctcccgcccccgACATCAAAAATCCCTGTCCACCTccgcccaccccagccccccagaccTGCACGCACACCGTCCCAG CACTGCCCCACAGAGAGTACCAGtggcctctccctctgcccacaACATCAGCAGCTCCACGGCGACGGACCGTACCAACTTCCCCAGAGGGGTGGCCAGCAGGAGTACCTTCCATGCTGGGCAACAGAGAGCGACCCGGGACCAGCATGCATCAGCCTACAACGGCCCCCctgcgtctccctccctctcccatggCAACAGCCAGGCTAGACGACCTGGGGCGTCTGGTATATTCAGCAAGTTCACCTCCAAATTCGTACGCAG AAATCTCTCATTCAGATTCCCCAGAAG CCCGTATGAGGGAGAGGGTCAAGATGAGGTCTGCAG ACCCATGCTGACCACCGcggagaagctggagaaggGCAACCTGGGCTCGGCTGGCGACGAGAACAAGGACTCCCTGTCGTCAGCCTCCACCGTGGCCGCGCCCAACCAGGCCTCCAAGGACACCAAGCCCCGCTCGCTCCGCTTCACCTGGAGCATGAAGACCACGTCCTCCATGGAGCCCGGAGAGATGATGAAGGAGATCCGGAAGGTTCTGGACTCCAACAGCTGCGAGTTTGAGCTCCGCGAGCGCTACATGCTGCTGTGCGTGAGCGGAAACCCCGCCCGGGATGACTTCGTCCagtgggagatggaggtgtGCAAGCTGCCGCGCCTGTCGCTGAACGGCGTGCGCTTCAAGAGGATCTCGGGGACGTCCATCGCCTTCAAGAACATCGCCTCTAAAGTTGCCAACGAGCTCAAACTGTGA
- the mark2a gene encoding serine/threonine-protein kinase MARK2 isoform X1, with product MSTRAPTLTIEHSSNQSHTDSKAGRRPSMPRCRNSVATTADDQPHIGNYRLLKTIGKGNFAKVKLARHVLTGKEVAVKIIDKTQLNSSSLQKLFREVRIMKLLNHPNIVKLFEVIETEKTLYLIMEYASGGEVFDYLVAHGRMKEKEARAKFRQIVSAVQYCHQKCIVHRDLKAENLLLDADMNIKIADFGFSNEFTLGNKLDTFCGSPPYAAPELFQGKKYDGPEVDVWSLGVILYTLVSGSLPFDGQNLKELRERVLRGKYRIPFYMSTDCENLLKKFLILNPTKRGSLEQQIMKDRWMNVGQEEEELKPYVEPQPDYKDPKRTGQHPDQRAGGWKRDIMLQMGYSQEEIQDSLVNQKYNDVMATYLLLDYRNSELDECINTSIKPRPGSDMTNSNTHSPSHKVQRSTSSNQKPRRATDAGSSASKRAQGDSKNTVEDYARKGSSASTKVPASPLSSVDRKRGTPTPSTNSILSTGTSRSRNSPVPERDTLGVQNGKDSFNTPGSRASTASAAAVLTSSSSRPRHQKSLSTSAHPSPPDLHAHRPSTAPQRVPVASPSAHNISSSTATDRTNFPRGVASRSTFHAGQQRATRDQHASAYNGPPASPSLSHGNSQARRPGASGIFSKFTSKFVRRNLSFRFPRRSPYEGEGQDEVCRPMLTTAEKLEKGNLGSAGDENKDSLSSASTVAAPNQASKDTKPRSLRFTWSMKTTSSMEPGEMMKEIRKVLDSNSCEFELRERYMLLCVSGNPARDDFVQWEMEVCKLPRLSLNGVRFKRISGTSIAFKNIASKVANELKL from the exons TCTCACACCGACTCCAAGGCGGGCAGGCGGCCCAGCATGCCGCGATGCCGCAACTCGGTTGCCACGACGGCCGACGACCAGCCTCACATCGGCAACTACCGTCTTCTGAAGACCATCGGCAAGGGCAACTTCGCCAAGGTGAAGCTGGCTCGCCACGTCCTCACGgggaaagag gtGGCGGTGAAAATCATAGACAAAACTCAGTTGAACTCCTCCAGTCTTCAGAAG ctgtttCGAGAAGTCAGGATCATGAAGTTGCTGAATCACCCGAATATTG TTAAGTTATTTGAAGTCATTGAGACAGAGAAGACACTCTACTTGATCATGGAGTACGCCAGCGGAG GTGAGGTGTTCGATTACCTGGTGGCTCACGgcagaatgaaagagaaagaagctCGAGCCAAATTCAGACAG ATTGTGTCAGCGGTGCAGTACTGTCACCAAAAGTGCATTGTTCACAGAGACCTAAAG GCAGAGAACTTGCTTCTGGATGCTGACATGAACATCAAGATAGCAGACTTCGGCTTCAGCAACGAGTTCACCCTGGGGAACAAGCTGGACACCTTCTGTGGCTCCCCCCCCTACGCCGCACCGGAGCTCTTCCAG ggTAAGAAGTATGACGGGCCCGAGGTGGATGTGTGGAGCCTGGGGGTCATCCTCTACACGCTGGTCAGCGGCTCGCTGCCCTTCGATGGGCAGAACCTTAAG gagcTGCGTGAGCGAGTGTTGCGGGGGAAGTACAGGATCCCCTTCTACATGTCCACGGACTGCGAGAACCTGCTCAAGAAGTTCCTCATCCTGAACCCGACCAAGCGAGGCAGCCTGGAG CAGCAGATCATGAAGGACCGCTGGATGAACgtgggccaggaggaggaggagctgaagcccTACGTGGAGCCCCAGCCCGACTACAAGGACCCCAAGAGGACAGGTCAGCACCCCGACCAGCGAGcaggggggtggaagagag ATATCATGCTTCAGATGGGATATTCTCAAGAAGAGATCCAGGACTCTCTCGTCAACCAAAAATACAACGACGTCATGGCAACATACTTGTTACTGGACTACAGAAACTCAGAG ctggaCGAGTGCATCAACACGTCTATCAAGCCACGCCCAGGAAGTGACATGACgaacagcaacacacactccccttcTCACAAGGTACAGCGAAGCACCTCGTCCAATCAGAAGCCCAGGAGAGCAACAGATGCGG GATCATCTGCCTCCAAGCGCGCTCAGGGGGACAGTAAGAACACGGTGGAGGACTACGCCAGGAAGGGCTCGTCCGCCTCCACCAAGGTCCCCGCCAGCCCGCTCTCCTCGGTGGACAGGAAGAGGGGCACCCCGACCCCTTCCACT AACAGCATCCTGTCCACCGGGACGAGTCGCAGCCGCAACTCCCCTGTCCCGGAGAGGGACACCCTGGGCGTCCAGAACGGCAAGGACAG cTTCAACACTCCAGGGTCTCGGGCCTCCACAGCCTCCGCTGCTGCcgtcctcacttcctcctcctcccgcccccgACATCAAAAATCCCTGTCCACCTccgcccaccccagccccccagaccTGCACGCACACCGTCCCAG CACTGCCCCACAGAGAGTACCAGtggcctctccctctgcccacaACATCAGCAGCTCCACGGCGACGGACCGTACCAACTTCCCCAGAGGGGTGGCCAGCAGGAGTACCTTCCATGCTGGGCAACAGAGAGCGACCCGGGACCAGCATGCATCAGCCTACAACGGCCCCCctgcgtctccctccctctcccatggCAACAGCCAGGCTAGACGACCTGGGGCGTCTGGTATATTCAGCAAGTTCACCTCCAAATTCGTACGCAG AAATCTCTCATTCAGATTCCCCAGAAG GAGCCCGTATGAGGGAGAGGGTCAAGATGAGGTCTGCAG ACCCATGCTGACCACCGcggagaagctggagaaggGCAACCTGGGCTCGGCTGGCGACGAGAACAAGGACTCCCTGTCGTCAGCCTCCACCGTGGCCGCGCCCAACCAGGCCTCCAAGGACACCAAGCCCCGCTCGCTCCGCTTCACCTGGAGCATGAAGACCACGTCCTCCATGGAGCCCGGAGAGATGATGAAGGAGATCCGGAAGGTTCTGGACTCCAACAGCTGCGAGTTTGAGCTCCGCGAGCGCTACATGCTGCTGTGCGTGAGCGGAAACCCCGCCCGGGATGACTTCGTCCagtgggagatggaggtgtGCAAGCTGCCGCGCCTGTCGCTGAACGGCGTGCGCTTCAAGAGGATCTCGGGGACGTCCATCGCCTTCAAGAACATCGCCTCTAAAGTTGCCAACGAGCTCAAACTGTGA
- the mark2a gene encoding serine/threonine-protein kinase MARK2 isoform X9, translating into MSTRAPTLTIEHSSNQSHTDSKAGRRPSMPRCRNSVATTADDQPHIGNYRLLKTIGKGNFAKVKLARHVLTGKEVAVKIIDKTQLNSSSLQKLFREVRIMKLLNHPNIVKLFEVIETEKTLYLIMEYASGGEVFDYLVAHGRMKEKEARAKFRQIVSAVQYCHQKCIVHRDLKAENLLLDADMNIKIADFGFSNEFTLGNKLDTFCGSPPYAAPELFQGKKYDGPEVDVWSLGVILYTLVSGSLPFDGQNLKELRERVLRGKYRIPFYMSTDCENLLKKFLILNPTKRGSLEQQIMKDRWMNVGQEEEELKPYVEPQPDYKDPKRTGQHPDQRAGGWKRDIMLQMGYSQEEIQDSLVNQKYNDVMATYLLLDYRNSELDECINTSIKPRPGSDMTNSNTHSPSHKVQRSTSSNQKPRRATDAGSSASKRAQGDSKNTVEDYARKGSSASTKVPASPLSSVDRKRGTPTPSTNSILSTGTSRSRNSPVPERDTLGVQNGKDSTAPQRVPVASPSAHNISSSTATDRTNFPRGVASRSTFHAGQQRATRDQHASAYNGPPASPSLSHGNSQARRPGASGIFSKFTSKFVRRNLSFRFPRRSPYEGEGQDEVCRPMLTTAEKLEKGNLGSAGDENKDSLSSASTVAAPNQASKDTKPRSLRFTWSMKTTSSMEPGEMMKEIRKVLDSNSCEFELRERYMLLCVSGNPARDDFVQWEMEVCKLPRLSLNGVRFKRISGTSIAFKNIASKVANELKL; encoded by the exons TCTCACACCGACTCCAAGGCGGGCAGGCGGCCCAGCATGCCGCGATGCCGCAACTCGGTTGCCACGACGGCCGACGACCAGCCTCACATCGGCAACTACCGTCTTCTGAAGACCATCGGCAAGGGCAACTTCGCCAAGGTGAAGCTGGCTCGCCACGTCCTCACGgggaaagag gtGGCGGTGAAAATCATAGACAAAACTCAGTTGAACTCCTCCAGTCTTCAGAAG ctgtttCGAGAAGTCAGGATCATGAAGTTGCTGAATCACCCGAATATTG TTAAGTTATTTGAAGTCATTGAGACAGAGAAGACACTCTACTTGATCATGGAGTACGCCAGCGGAG GTGAGGTGTTCGATTACCTGGTGGCTCACGgcagaatgaaagagaaagaagctCGAGCCAAATTCAGACAG ATTGTGTCAGCGGTGCAGTACTGTCACCAAAAGTGCATTGTTCACAGAGACCTAAAG GCAGAGAACTTGCTTCTGGATGCTGACATGAACATCAAGATAGCAGACTTCGGCTTCAGCAACGAGTTCACCCTGGGGAACAAGCTGGACACCTTCTGTGGCTCCCCCCCCTACGCCGCACCGGAGCTCTTCCAG ggTAAGAAGTATGACGGGCCCGAGGTGGATGTGTGGAGCCTGGGGGTCATCCTCTACACGCTGGTCAGCGGCTCGCTGCCCTTCGATGGGCAGAACCTTAAG gagcTGCGTGAGCGAGTGTTGCGGGGGAAGTACAGGATCCCCTTCTACATGTCCACGGACTGCGAGAACCTGCTCAAGAAGTTCCTCATCCTGAACCCGACCAAGCGAGGCAGCCTGGAG CAGCAGATCATGAAGGACCGCTGGATGAACgtgggccaggaggaggaggagctgaagcccTACGTGGAGCCCCAGCCCGACTACAAGGACCCCAAGAGGACAGGTCAGCACCCCGACCAGCGAGcaggggggtggaagagag ATATCATGCTTCAGATGGGATATTCTCAAGAAGAGATCCAGGACTCTCTCGTCAACCAAAAATACAACGACGTCATGGCAACATACTTGTTACTGGACTACAGAAACTCAGAG ctggaCGAGTGCATCAACACGTCTATCAAGCCACGCCCAGGAAGTGACATGACgaacagcaacacacactccccttcTCACAAGGTACAGCGAAGCACCTCGTCCAATCAGAAGCCCAGGAGAGCAACAGATGCGG GATCATCTGCCTCCAAGCGCGCTCAGGGGGACAGTAAGAACACGGTGGAGGACTACGCCAGGAAGGGCTCGTCCGCCTCCACCAAGGTCCCCGCCAGCCCGCTCTCCTCGGTGGACAGGAAGAGGGGCACCCCGACCCCTTCCACT AACAGCATCCTGTCCACCGGGACGAGTCGCAGCCGCAACTCCCCTGTCCCGGAGAGGGACACCCTGGGCGTCCAGAACGGCAAGGACAG CACTGCCCCACAGAGAGTACCAGtggcctctccctctgcccacaACATCAGCAGCTCCACGGCGACGGACCGTACCAACTTCCCCAGAGGGGTGGCCAGCAGGAGTACCTTCCATGCTGGGCAACAGAGAGCGACCCGGGACCAGCATGCATCAGCCTACAACGGCCCCCctgcgtctccctccctctcccatggCAACAGCCAGGCTAGACGACCTGGGGCGTCTGGTATATTCAGCAAGTTCACCTCCAAATTCGTACGCAG AAATCTCTCATTCAGATTCCCCAGAAG GAGCCCGTATGAGGGAGAGGGTCAAGATGAGGTCTGCAG ACCCATGCTGACCACCGcggagaagctggagaaggGCAACCTGGGCTCGGCTGGCGACGAGAACAAGGACTCCCTGTCGTCAGCCTCCACCGTGGCCGCGCCCAACCAGGCCTCCAAGGACACCAAGCCCCGCTCGCTCCGCTTCACCTGGAGCATGAAGACCACGTCCTCCATGGAGCCCGGAGAGATGATGAAGGAGATCCGGAAGGTTCTGGACTCCAACAGCTGCGAGTTTGAGCTCCGCGAGCGCTACATGCTGCTGTGCGTGAGCGGAAACCCCGCCCGGGATGACTTCGTCCagtgggagatggaggtgtGCAAGCTGCCGCGCCTGTCGCTGAACGGCGTGCGCTTCAAGAGGATCTCGGGGACGTCCATCGCCTTCAAGAACATCGCCTCTAAAGTTGCCAACGAGCTCAAACTGTGA